From a single Methylosinus sp. H3A genomic region:
- a CDS encoding cell envelope integrity EipB family protein, whose protein sequence is MALQRMIGATLACASFLALASHAAQADATATVAAVAAQPSLAPHRAVYDLTLAQASGSKAPTAARGRIAFDFTGSSCEGWVQNFRQITELQPSEGPPRLSDMRSATFEAGDGKDFRFRIETKLDNVQAEDIDGKAKKKTGAALSVDLARPKQSTVSLDGGALFPTEHLRHILGAALGDERILEAKVFDGSGDGEKVFDTLSVIGKPTNGTVTEKAAQIKELAGLKRWPVSISYFEPGKRDEQPVYVLSFDLYENGISRALKLDYGDFALIGEMTELSLLPSAANCKM, encoded by the coding sequence ATGGCTCTACAACGAATGATCGGCGCGACTCTCGCCTGCGCCTCCTTCCTCGCGCTCGCGTCGCACGCGGCGCAGGCCGACGCGACCGCGACCGTGGCGGCCGTCGCCGCTCAGCCGTCGCTCGCGCCGCATCGCGCCGTCTATGATCTGACGCTGGCGCAGGCCTCCGGCAGCAAGGCCCCGACCGCAGCGCGCGGCCGCATCGCCTTCGATTTCACCGGCTCCTCCTGCGAGGGCTGGGTGCAGAATTTCCGCCAGATCACCGAGCTTCAGCCCTCGGAGGGCCCGCCGCGCCTCTCCGACATGCGCTCCGCGACCTTCGAGGCCGGCGACGGCAAGGATTTCCGCTTCCGCATCGAGACCAAGCTCGACAATGTCCAGGCCGAGGACATAGACGGCAAGGCCAAGAAGAAGACTGGAGCCGCGCTCTCGGTCGATCTCGCCCGGCCCAAGCAGTCGACGGTCTCGCTGGACGGCGGCGCGCTGTTCCCGACCGAGCATTTGCGCCACATTCTCGGCGCGGCGCTCGGCGACGAGCGCATTCTCGAGGCCAAGGTTTTCGACGGCTCCGGCGACGGCGAGAAAGTCTTCGACACATTGAGCGTGATCGGCAAGCCCACCAATGGCACCGTGACCGAAAAGGCCGCGCAGATCAAGGAGCTCGCTGGCCTCAAGCGCTGGCCGGTGTCGATCTCCTATTTCGAGCCCGGCAAGCGCGACGAGCAGCCGGTCTATGTGCTGTCCTTCGATCTCTATGAGAACGGCATCTCGCGGGCACTGAAGCTCGACTATGGCGATTTCGCGCTCATCGGCGAGATGACCGAGCTCTCGCTGCTGCCGAGCGCCGCCAACTGCAAGATGTGA
- a CDS encoding glycerophosphodiester phosphodiesterase family protein yields MTRGGGASYHWLTEHKIAHRGLHDFSKGIVENSLSAARAAACAGYAIECDVQASADGEVVVFHDETLERLTDGAGRLDALSHFEIARLTLRGTREGLPTLRDFLATIGGHVPLFIEIKSRFDGDLALARNVAEIVAHYHGLAAIESFDPAPIAELRTHFDAFGIVGVPLGIVAQASYEGADWSFLTAAQREELTQFSHVERTRPDFLSWNVADLPHEIPRRCREERGVPVTTWTVRDAEQAKAALAFADQIVFEGFTP; encoded by the coding sequence ATGACGCGCGGCGGCGGCGCTTCCTATCACTGGCTCACAGAACATAAAATCGCGCATAGAGGCCTGCACGATTTCTCCAAGGGCATAGTCGAAAATTCGCTGTCGGCGGCGCGTGCGGCCGCCTGCGCGGGCTATGCGATCGAATGCGACGTGCAGGCGAGCGCCGATGGCGAAGTCGTCGTCTTCCATGACGAGACTTTAGAGCGCCTGACCGATGGAGCCGGGCGTCTCGACGCGCTGAGCCATTTCGAGATCGCGCGCCTCACGCTGCGCGGAACGCGCGAGGGCCTGCCGACATTGCGCGACTTTCTCGCGACGATCGGCGGACATGTTCCGTTGTTCATCGAGATCAAGAGCCGTTTCGACGGCGATCTCGCCCTCGCCCGCAATGTCGCGGAGATCGTCGCGCATTATCACGGCCTCGCGGCGATCGAGAGCTTCGATCCAGCGCCGATCGCCGAATTGCGCACGCATTTCGACGCTTTCGGAATCGTGGGCGTGCCGCTCGGGATCGTCGCGCAGGCCTCCTATGAAGGGGCGGATTGGAGCTTCCTTACCGCCGCGCAACGGGAGGAGCTGACGCAATTCTCGCATGTCGAGCGCACGCGGCCGGATTTTCTCTCCTGGAACGTCGCCGATCTGCCGCATGAGATTCCGCGCCGCTGCCGCGAGGAGCGCGGCGTTCCGGTCACCACATGGACGGTGCGCGACGCGGAACAGGCGAAGGCGGCGCTCGCCTTCGCCGATCAGATCGTCTTCGAGGGATTTACGCCGTAG
- a CDS encoding RidA family protein — translation MTDTAQTPLARLEALGLTLPTPAAPVANYVPWTRSGNFVFVSGQLPVGPGGAIDPAHKGKLGAGVALEAGQAAARVAALNLLAQAAAAAGGDLAKLRALRLGGFINSAGDFGQLPQVLNGASDLVATVLGENGRHARFAVGVAQLPLDAAVEVDGTFEILE, via the coding sequence ATGACCGACACGGCGCAGACCCCGCTGGCCCGGCTCGAGGCCTTAGGGCTGACCCTCCCCACCCCGGCGGCGCCCGTCGCCAATTACGTCCCCTGGACGCGCTCCGGCAATTTCGTCTTCGTCTCTGGACAATTGCCCGTCGGGCCCGGCGGCGCGATCGATCCCGCGCATAAGGGCAAGCTCGGCGCGGGCGTCGCACTCGAAGCCGGCCAGGCCGCCGCGCGCGTCGCCGCGCTCAATCTTCTGGCTCAGGCGGCCGCGGCGGCGGGCGGCGATCTCGCCAAGCTGCGCGCGCTGCGGCTCGGCGGCTTCATCAACAGCGCCGGCGATTTCGGCCAGCTCCCGCAAGTGTTGAACGGCGCCTCCGATCTCGTCGCCACAGTGCTCGGCGAGAATGGCCGCCATGCGCGCTTCGCCGTCGGCGTCGCTCAGCTTCCGCTCGACGCGGCCGTGGAAGTGGATGGAACCTTCGAAATATTGGAGTAG
- a CDS encoding DUF1269 domain-containing protein: MSDLVVIVYPTEAKAEEIRQKLFDLQKEYVIEISDAVIAVKEPSGHVKLNQLLNTTAAGAVSGTFWGALIGLIFLNPLLGAAIGAGAGALSGALTDYGINDAFMKQLSETLQPGNAALFVLIRKLTADKLLDAVKGTGGVVLKTSLDHSKEQALRDALAAHVATPAVTAPSTP; the protein is encoded by the coding sequence ATGTCCGATCTCGTTGTCATCGTCTATCCGACCGAGGCCAAGGCCGAGGAAATAAGACAAAAGCTATTCGATCTGCAGAAGGAATATGTGATCGAGATCAGCGACGCGGTCATAGCGGTGAAGGAGCCGAGCGGCCACGTGAAGCTGAACCAGCTCCTCAACACCACTGCGGCCGGCGCCGTGAGCGGCACCTTCTGGGGAGCGCTGATCGGGCTCATCTTCCTCAATCCGCTGCTCGGCGCGGCGATCGGCGCAGGCGCGGGCGCGCTCAGTGGCGCTCTTACCGACTATGGCATCAATGACGCGTTCATGAAGCAGCTCTCGGAGACGCTTCAGCCCGGCAACGCCGCTCTCTTCGTGCTGATCCGCAAGCTGACGGCCGACAAGCTGCTCGATGCGGTGAAGGGCACTGGCGGCGTCGTGCTCAAGACCTCGCTGGATCACAGCAAGGAGCAGGCGCTGCGCGATGCGCTCGCGGCGCATGTCGCCACGCCGGCGGTGACCGCGCCGTCGACTCCGTGA